A stretch of the Serratia marcescens genome encodes the following:
- a CDS encoding DUF3261 domain-containing protein: MMVRNFWRFAALLVVMGIAGCSHSVAPGNDAFPQAWLEPGTRVVLPAPSLSPAIDKQQLLTGTFNGKSQSLLVMLHADAHKITLAGLSSVGIRLFKLTYDENGLHAEQSIIVPQLPPASQVLADVMLSLWPLETWRERLPNGWTIVDKGNQRELRNASGKLVTEIVYLQRNGLREPISIQQHAFKYQITIQYLGG, from the coding sequence ATGATGGTACGTAATTTCTGGCGATTCGCCGCGTTGCTTGTTGTGATGGGGATAGCCGGCTGCAGCCATTCGGTTGCTCCGGGGAATGACGCGTTTCCACAGGCCTGGTTAGAGCCGGGCACCCGTGTGGTGTTGCCCGCGCCTAGTTTGTCACCGGCAATCGACAAGCAGCAACTGTTGACCGGTACTTTCAACGGCAAAAGCCAGTCGCTGTTGGTCATGTTGCATGCTGATGCGCATAAAATCACCCTCGCCGGACTTTCCTCTGTGGGAATTCGACTGTTTAAGCTCACCTATGATGAGAATGGGTTACACGCCGAGCAATCTATCATCGTTCCTCAATTACCTCCGGCGAGCCAGGTGTTGGCTGATGTCATGCTCAGTCTTTGGCCGCTTGAGACTTGGCGAGAGCGGCTGCCGAACGGCTGGACGATCGTCGATAAGGGTAATCAGCGCGAGCTGCGTAACGCCAGCGGCAAGCTGGTGACCGAGATCGTCTATCTTCAGCGTAATGGCCTGCGAGAGCCGATTAGCATTCAACAACATGCTTTTAAATACCAAATCACCATTCAATACCTGGGTGGCTAA